The Bacteroidota bacterium region ACTTACCCGGTCCTGGCTTTTTACAGTTTTTTTATTTCAAAGAACTTTTACATCACCGTTTAAATGAGGTCTGAGCCATTTTCACGTAAAAAGGATAAAAGCACATCGGCTAGGGAAAGGCAAGAAAAATTGAAAAAATACTACCCCGTGTGAAGCAATCAGGGACGGAAGAGGGTTCAACAAATAAATATTGATCCAACCCTCTTCCGTCCCGGAGTTGAAATGAAAAAAAAGTAAAGCGTAAAATTTTTTATCAAAAAAGTAGACACGATCAAAAAAATTTAGGCTTTACTTCCAACCCTGATCAGGAACGATATAAAAGGTTAGGATATCAAGGGTGTGGAGATTTTTTTGATTTTTATTGCGCCTTTTTGCGGGAGGGTGCCGATGTGCTACCTTTTGGAGGGAAAATGGCTTTCAGAACCTCTATAAAAGCACGGGGATTTCAGTTCTTTAAAAAAACAGGAAAAGACATAAGGAAAAGGGACAGTAGATAATTCCAATGGTTTTGGGAATTTATTTTTTTCTGTATTGAGGGTAAACAATCAGTAAGGATAGGAGAGGGGAAAGGGTTGAAGTTTTTATGTCTTTTGTAAAAACTTCAACTCTTTCCAGGAAGGAGAAAATAGGATTTAGTGAAACGCCGTGTAACAGAGGGGAGCTAAATCTTATTTTGCGCGAGAGCCATCCTTACACCTTTAAAAGGGTGGGAGGGAAAATTAACTATTCAGAGAGGTTTATTAATGATCAGTTTAAATACATTCCACTGCAATTATCTTGCAGTGGGAAAAAACATCCATAAGAATCAGTTCTTCCAGACTTAGGAAAAAAATACAAAAGGAAAACATAGGAATAAAGACTTTTTTTATTGGGGATCCTCCCCAAACCCCAGGGATTTTTCCTAGCCTTTTCTCAATAAAAGTGAAGGTTAAAAAATTATGAAATAATGTTGAAAGTTATTAAAATTAAATATGTAATTTGGTAGGGTATAAGAGGTGGTTCATATACAAGGAGAGATATACAAAATATTGCGTATATAAAATTGTTGGCAACAAGTTTAACAGGACACAACTAAATTGATAGAAATGAGCAAAGACTTAAAAACAGAAAAAAAAGTCAAAGGGATATTGACAAATATGCCAGAGCAAAATCGTATGCAAGGAGATTTCTTAGACAATGAATTCTGTTTAAAATTTTATCAGTTAGCATTTCCCAAAGAGCTAGTTGATAAAGTGATAAGAAGTTATGAAGTTGTAATAAATAAGAGAAATATACATGTCGATTTAGAGAATCCTATCGGGGAAAAATACATTTGTGATAGAAACTTTGAAAATGATAATATTGATGTATCATTCAGTTTTGCAATTGACTTTGAGAATATAAAGGAAGCCTGGGATATAGTATCTTTAAAAACCATTCAAAACTACAACAACTTGGATACGACTTACTACACAAAAATACTGCGAGTTGAAATACAACCATATGTTTCCGATGACTATCCCAATATTTTAAGACATATGCAAAAGATTAAAGCCAACTGCTTATATATTCGAGAGTATACTGGAAAAGGACTTGACAAACAAAAATTTATTCAGATATTTAACCATCAGGGTATTAGCGTAGTTTTTGAGAGACAATTAAATGAAGAATAGAAAGCCTATTGCAAATAATAAGACTCTGAGCGGTCTGAAAGACCCTGCAATGAGTCTATATTGAACTATAAACGCTGGGTTATGAATCATAACTTATTGATAATAAACAAAATTATTTTGGAAAAATCAGTTATTAAAAATTTTAGTAGACACATACTGATATTGGAATTTGATTTGAAGGTATGTTAAGAATAAAGAAAAATTCTTTAGTTGAAACGAAACTACAAGTTTACAACACATTTTTCAAATCAGTCAAGATTTTTTAGCAAGGGTTGCACAACGCATTCATTCAACCAAAAAAATTGGCAAAGTACCTAAACAAATTATTATCATACCACTATTTCAATTTACACAAATAAATAATAAATTTATTTACAGTTTTAAAAAAATATTATGTATATTTGTATGAAAAAAATTCCCTTTGCCAGAAGGGAATTTTATAAGTATTAATTTAAATTTCAAAATTATGAACAAAAGTACACATTTATTTGACACTTCGAAATATATCCGAAGAAATTTGCCAGAGCAAATAGATTTTTTAGAATCTTTAAAAAATGAATTACCTTTTTTCCGAGAAATATTAGAAAAGGGTTATTCAATGACAATTGAAGAACGCAAAAATAAAGAAAAGAGTTTCCTTGATAAAAATTGGGAAGCTATAACTATGAGTGGGAATATAAAAGGATTATTATGTAGAGAATATCCAGAGAATATTAAAATAGATAAGAATGGTAGATTTTATTTCGAAAAAAGTTCAAGATATTTTATTTACTTTAAAAAGTTAAATAGAGATTATCTGCCATCAAATATAAGTACCGAATACACACAAAAATTATATGGTCAATATGCATTACCAAGTGAAAAGCCAACACCAATTGTATTCGTTGGCTACCAAGTAGATAATTCTTGGGAAAATTTAATTGGCTGTTATGCTATAAGTGTAAAAAATGAAGAGAAACTTTGGATAAGTGATTTGCCAAAAATTGACAATATAAATTTAAAATATTTTGGCACTGAAACTATAATTCAAACTGATGATTTATCTTCTATGTTAAAAATTAGACAAAATAAATCTTTATAAAATTAAAAAATAATTGCTTTCATTTTTATGAAGGGAAAGATAAATTATAAAATGATTACATTGGCAAGAGAAAGTAGGGGTATAACTCAATCTAATCTTGCCAAAAAGATTTCCAACCTAACTCAAGGAAACCTATCTCGGATAGAAATGGGAATTCTTCCGATAAATGAAACAACACTATTATCTATTGCTAATTTATTAAACTATCCTATAGATTTTTTTTATAAAAGGGAAATACAAACTCCAATAAGTAATTTTTATTACAGGAAAAGGATTATGATACCCAAAAGAGTCCTATCACAAATAGAGGCACAAATGGACATTGTAAGGCTATCTATCGATGAATTGATGAATTCTATTGAATTGCCGGATTTTAATTTCCCACAAATTGACATTTCCTTTAAAGGAGACCCTGCAGATGCTGCAAGAAAGATTCGAGATTACCTTAAATTGCCCAAAGGGCCAATAATTAATATTGTTAACATTTTTGAAAAACATGGAATTATTGTCTATTTTATAGATACTAATTGCGAAAAGTTTGATGGCATTACATTATTTACTGACAAAAACCAACCCATTATTTTTATAGACAAAAAAATACCTAATGATAGAAAAAGATTTACACTTGGACATGAACTTGGCCATCTTGTAATGCATATTCCATTTGTTATTGATAATTTTCGTAATGAAGAAGAAGAAGCAAATTCATTTTCTTCGGAATTTAACATGCCTTATTTAGAATGTAGAAATGATATAATTAATTTAAAATACAATGATTTAGGAAAATTAAAAAGCTATTGGAAACTTTCAAAAGCAGCTATTATTGTAAGAGCGAAACAATTAAAGCTTATTACAGAAGAAAAATATAAATATCTAATGATTGAACTAGGCCGAAGAGGAGAAAGAAAGCATGAATCAGGTTTGGATGTAGATATAGATGAACCAACTTTAATACCTCAAATGATTAAAATATTTAAAAATAATCTTAATTATAATACAGAAGAAATCTCTGCAATACTAGGCTTAAGTATATCAGATTTTAATATGTATTTTGATAATAATTATAGAAAAATGCGAATAGTAATTTAACGGCTCAAACCATTATAGTGCTGCAGAAAGTCGCTTAACGTTCATTAAATGAACAAAACTTGTGTTCCATCACAAGTAGCCTACGGACACGTTATAGAACAAAATACTACCTAGATTATTGCTTATGTAGAATGGGCAGACGGAGATTCCGTTGCGTCTCATATTGCAATAGGTGGTGACTATTTTTGCACCAACGACAAAGCTATTTCGGGTGGTGTAAAATCTGTTTTTACGGAAAACAATTTGACTATTTTAAAAAATGAATATGGTTTTAAAACAATTTCACCGACAGAACTATCAAACTTATTAAAGACAAATTGAAAAAGCACAGCCCATAATCGAATTCTAAGACTAAAACAAACTTAATAGAATAAATTTTATAAATTTGTAATACCGAACGACGACTGAAGGCGATTTTTAAACCGAAAGTCAAGTCAAATCTTCAAAATCGCTCATTATCTTTGGTATAATATTAAATTCCTTTTACAAATTGTAAGGTCAAAAGATTTATTCTAAGGTTATATGGAATGATGGTTTCCTGGTGGTGACCTATTCAGTTCATGGATAGTTCATGATTTTTCAATTATTTCCCAATGACCTCTTAATTTGGGACCTTTTCGTACAATTATCCCTGCATCTTTTAATTTAGCCAGATAGTTTTCTACTGTTCTTGGTGTTTTACCTATTTCATTTGCAATTTGTTGTGAGCTAAATTCTGGATGATTAAGAATAATATCAAAAGTTATGGCTATTTCTTTTCCGAAATCTTTCCGAAATCTTTCCGAA contains the following coding sequences:
- a CDS encoding XRE family transcriptional regulator, which produces MKGKINYKMITLARESRGITQSNLAKKISNLTQGNLSRIEMGILPINETTLLSIANLLNYPIDFFYKREIQTPISNFYYRKRIMIPKRVLSQIEAQMDIVRLSIDELMNSIELPDFNFPQIDISFKGDPADAARKIRDYLKLPKGPIINIVNIFEKHGIIVYFIDTNCEKFDGITLFTDKNQPIIFIDKKIPNDRKRFTLGHELGHLVMHIPFVIDNFRNEEEEANSFSSEFNMPYLECRNDIINLKYNDLGKLKSYWKLSKAAIIVRAKQLKLITEEKYKYLMIELGRRGERKHESGLDVDIDEPTLIPQMIKIFKNNLNYNTEEISAILGLSISDFNMYFDNNYRKMRIVI
- a CDS encoding HTH domain-containing protein encodes the protein SERFRKDFGKEIAITFDIILNHPEFSSQQIANEIGKTPRTVENYLAKLKDAGIIVRKGPKLRGHWEIIEKS